One segment of Ziziphus jujuba cultivar Dongzao chromosome 12, ASM3175591v1 DNA contains the following:
- the LOC107428618 gene encoding ubiquitin-like-specific protease 1D, with translation MCMEEAKPRKRRPLDLDWETLLPSQEDDPPAVLIVKSNNNQNINTLKDSSMAAADSRNSDSEYSELRDHELDDRIVRQKKNIEGMGPRLPDKGEKLRLSLKRMEEERERRKLRRVETVYLEEADRYEKPVQPICSCIPGGCDGSKKEHITCQSQSQSLFASRFSQKIEEKTDSGKTNSFDKELSLLGSCDHRQMKNNGDVSQKGRQEISQKGRQKFRSIAKDMPSKHPGNMSRNGANGVHSYNDQKGRAFSTYSSHVRENSSNFFAKKNDASHIGSSIVLRPRKTIVLIDEEEPQITEAAEQMEKLPECMKDAKIYYPSRDDPEAEIISYADMDCLAPEGYLTSTIMNFYIRYLQQHASPTNRATCDCHFFNTYFYKKLKEAVSYKGNNKDKLFVKFRRWWKGVNIFQKAYVLIPIHEDVHWSLVIICFPDKEEESGPIILHLDSLRLHSSRSVFQNIKSFLKEEWHYLGQEFALPDLPIADSIWRQLPQRITEKIISVPQQKNEYDCGLFVLFFMERFIVEAPERLKKKDLAMFGKQWFKPEEASGLRAKIRNVLIKEFKKASEVECISETLSPSSSDAQEEWI, from the exons ATGTGCATGGAAGAAGCGAAACCCAGGAAGAGGAGGCCACTGGACCTTGACTGGGAGACCCTTTTGCCCAGCCAAGAGGACGACCCACCTGCTGTACTGATCGTCAAGTCCAACAACAACCAAAACATCAACACTCTCAAGGACTCTTCAATGGCCGCCGCCGATTCCCGAAATTCAGATTCCGAATACTCTGAATTGCGTGATCATGAACTTGACGATAGAATTGTGAGGCAGAAGAAGAACATAGAGGGTATGGGTCCCAGATTGCCCGACAAGGGTGAAAAGCTTAGGCTTTCTCTCAAGCGAATGGAGGAAGAAAGGGAACGGAGAAAACTCAGACGGGTTGAGACTGTATACTTAGAG GAAGCTGATAGATATGAGAAGCCCGTGCAACCTATATGTTCCTGCATTCCTG GTGGGTGTGATGGCTCCAAGAAAGAGCATATAACATGTCAATCCCAATCACAGTCTTTATTTGCTTCACGTTTTAGTCAGAAGATAGAAGAAAAA ACAGATTCTGGGAAGACAAATTCATTTGACAAAGAGTTATCATTGTTGGGTTCTTGTGACCATCGGCAAATGAAAAACAATGGAGATGTTTCACAAAAGGGAAGACAAGAGATTTCACAGAAGGGAAGACAAAAATTTCGATCGATAGCAAAAGACATGCCTTCTAAACACCCTGGCAATATGTCTCGGAATGGAGCTAATGGTGTTCACTCATACAATGATCAGAAAGGAAGAGCTTTTTCTACTTATTCTTCACATGTTAGAGAAAACTCATCTAATTTCTTTGCCAAAAA GAATGATGCTTCTCATATAGGGAGTTCTATTGTTTTGAGGCCCAGGAAG ACCATAGTTCTCATAGATGAGGAAGAACCTCAGATTACAGAGGCAGCAGAACAAATGGAGAAACTTCCTGAGTG CATGAAAGATGCTAAGATCTACTACCCTTCAAG GGATGACCCTGAAGCTGAAATAATTTCATATGCGGACATGGACTGTCTTGCTCCTGAAGGCTACTTGACGTCAACTATCATGAATTTTTACATCAG ATATCTACAGCAGCATGCATCTCCAACAAATAGGGCAACATGTGATTGTCATTTTTTCAATACATACTTTTACAAGAAGCTGAAAGAGGCCGTATCGTACAAG GGTAACAACAAAGATAAACTTTTTGTTAAGTTTAGAAGGTGGTGGAAGGGTGTAAATATATTCCAGAAGGCATACGTTCTTATTCCAATACATGAAGA TGTTCATTGGAGCCTGGTGATTATTTGTTTCCCAGACAAGGAAGAAGAATCAGGACCTATTATACTCCATTTAGACTCATTAAGACTTCACTCTAGCAGATCagtttttcaaaacattaagaG CTTCTTAAAAGAAGAATGGCACTATTTGGGTCAAGAATTTGCTCTTCCAGATCTCCCGATTGCTGACAGTATATGGAGACAACTCCCTCAAAGAATTACCGAGAAAATTATTTCG GTGCCCCAACAGAAAAATGAATATGACTGTGGTCTATTTGTACTTTTCTTCATGGAGCGCTTTATTGTAGAGGCTCCTGAAAGGCTGAAAAAGAAAGACTTAGCAATG TTTGGGAAACAGTGGTTTAAACCTGAAGAGGCCTCTGGTTTGAGAGCGAAAATCCGAAATGTACtcattaaagaatttaaaaaagcaAGCGAGGTTGAATGTATATCAGAGACATTGTCTCCTTCTTCAAGTGATGCTCAGGAAGAATGGATTTAA
- the LOC125419996 gene encoding RNA-binding motif protein 25, with protein sequence MAETSSSPATTLETSLPQQQEQDNSASQSNETNPLPPPPPPQPQSASTPLLVNPNSNQPIAPAPVAPPSASVSYAPPPVSGVSAVHPAAPSFRPIPQFSHVPNANYQNPGVPNFGVQPPGVSSSPSAIPPGSMSGGPAAVSVPVVPQPLMQYQVPPGQPPNPALRPYAPMPNGYTAMPAGVPQGTIPPPGLPRYPAPYPSLVRPAFPLRPPGAIGALPAVSRPPVPGIPGIRPIIPPVVRPAVVPSVTPAEKPQTTVYVGKIAPTVENDFMLSLLQFCGPVKSWKRAQNPSDGTPRGFGFCEFESAEGVLRALRLLSKFNIDGQELVLNVNQATREYLERYVEKKTENHKKVKETEAVGAKTEDEDAVDAEKKEIPNPSVTDSKDDNDSGNKENETTNFGIVTDEDRVADQEAIEKLTGMIEERLKTRPLPPPPAQAPADGTGNSNSELLTKSRDGDSDVDLLKNDATEEKNDGETTSDNKPASEHDKPETSSPDKSKRHDRRSRDRERDLKREKEREIERYERETERERIRKEREHRRKIEDAERQYEECLKEWEYREREKEKQRQYEKEREKERERKRRKEIIYEEDDEDDDSRKRWRRGVLEEKRKKRLREKEDDLADRQKEEEEIAEAKRRADEEREQLHLKDVLRSSSGQVTNGSEKTVLAEESNAQDMVVEQDNEGASGRENHIGDMVLQNGCTNDESNMASTAASDMQQSGNATTKKLGFGLVGSGKRTALPSFFNEDDDDAHKEKKMRPLIPIDYSTEELQAVQPTVSGAAPPNLAAAAEFAKQISNVSSKEEKRDAEKERNRRINDRPSQRERDRNDEDYSRTRDEKKERNQDRDTDREHGLDKPKTPDNKKLLDAKQLIDMIPRTKEELFSYEINWSIYDKHALHERMRPWISKKITEFLGEEEATLVDYIVSSTQEHVEADRMLQLLQSILDEEAEMFVLKMWRMLIFEIKKVETGLSSRSRT encoded by the exons ATGGCGGAAACTTCGTCTTCTCCGGCAACAACCCTAGAAACCAGTCTCCCCCAACAGCAAGAACAAGATAACTCCGCTTCCCAATCCAATGAAACCAATCCtctaccaccaccaccaccaccacaaccCCAATCGGCATCCACACCTCTTCTAGTTAACCCTAATTCGAATCAACCTATAGCACCTGCTCCAGTTGCTCCACCTTCGGCGTCTGTTTCCTACGCGCCGCCTCCGGTTTCCGGCGTATCGGCTGTTCATCCGGCGGCACCTTCGTTCCGTCCGATTCCTCAGTTTTCTCACGTGCCCAACGCGAACTACCAGAACCCTGGCGTACCAAATTTCGGTGTCCAGCCTCCTGGTGTGAGTTCTTCTCCGTCGGCAATTCCTCCTGGTTCGATGAGCGGCGGTCCTGCCGCTGTTTCGGTTCCTGTGGTGCCGCAGCCTTTGATGCAATATCAAGTCCCGCCTGGTCAGCCTCCTAACCCTGCTTTGAGACCCTACGCGCCGATGCCGAATGGATACACAGCCATGCCCGCCGGTGTTCCTCAAGGCACAATACCTCCCCCTG gACTTCCTCGTTATCCTGCCCCATATCCATCATTGGTTCGGCCTGCATTTCCCCTACGTCCACCAGGTGCAATTGGTGCGCTACCAGCAGTGTCACGCCCGCCTGTTCCGGGAATTCCTGGCATACGTCCAATCATCCCCCCAGTTGTTAGGCCTGCTGTCGTTCCTAGTGTTACCCCAGCTGAGAAGCCACAAACCACTGTTTATGTTGGGAAAATAGCACCAACTGTGGAAAACGATTTTATGTTATCACTCCTTCAG TTTTGTGGACCGGTCAAGAGTTGGAAACGTGCTCAAAATCCATCAGATGGGACTCCTAGAGGATTTGGATTTTGTGAGTTTGAGTCTGCTGAAGGAGTTCTTCGTGCGTTACGCTTACttagtaaatttaatattgatggGCAAGAACTGGTG TTAAATGTAAATCAAGCAACAAGAGAATATTTGGAGAGATACGTTGAGAAGAAAACTGAAAACCATAAGAAGGTCAAAGAAACTGAAGCTGTGGGAGCTAAAACAGAGGATGAAGATGCTGTAGATGCTGAGAAGAAGGAAATTCCAAATCCCTCTGTGACGGATTCAAAGGATGACAATGATTCGGGGAATAAAGAAAATGAGACTACTAACTTTGGGATTGTGACTGATGAAGACAGGGTAGCTGACCAAGAGGCTATAGAAAAGCTGACTGGCATGATAGAAGAGAGGTTGAAAACGAGACCCCTCCCTCCACCTCCTGCACAAGCACCTGCTGATGGCACtggaaattcaaattcagagCTTCTGACTAAATCAAGGGATGGGGACTCTGATGTGGATCTATTAAAAAATG ATGCAactgaagaaaaaaatgatggtgAAACAACTAGTGACAACAAACCAGCAAGTGAGCATGATAAGCCTGAAACAAGCTCACCTGATAAGAGTAAGAGGCATGATAGAAGAAGCAGAGATAGAGAGCGAGATCTGAAACGGGAAAAGGAGCGGGAAATTGAAAGATATGAAAGAGAAACAGAGCGAGAACGGATACGAAAGGAAAGGGAGCATAGAAGGAAGATTGAGGACGCTGAGCGCCAGTATGAGGAATGTCTGAAAGAGTGGGagtacagagaaagagagaaagagaaacagCGTCAGTATGagaaggaaagagagaaagaaagggaaCGCAAAAGGAGGAAGGAGATTATttatgaagaagatgatgaggatgatgactCAAGAAAAAGGTGGCGGAGAGGTGTGTTGGaggagaagagaaagaagagactGCGAGAGAAGGAAGATGACTTGGCTGACAGACAAAAAGAGGAGGAAGAAATTGCTGAGGCCAAGAGGAGGGCTGATGAGGAAAGGGAGCAACTGCATCTGAAAGATGTCTTGAGGAGTTCATCTGGTCAGGTAACAAATGGAAGTGAGAAAACTGTGTTGGCTGAAGAATCCAACGCTCAAGATATGGTTGTTGAACAGGATAATGAAGGTGCTTCTGGACGTGAAAATCATATAG GTGACATGGTTTTACAAAATGGCTGTACCAATGATGAATCAAATATGGCATCAACTGCTGCATCAGATATGCAACAGAGTGGTAATGCCACAACAAAGAAGTTGGGTTTTGGTCTAGTTGGGTCTGGAAAACGTACTGCATTACCTTCTTTTTTCAacgaggatgatgatgatgcacataaggagaaaaaaatgagACCTCTGATTCCCATTGATTATTCAACTGAGGAATTGCAGGCCGTCCAACCTACAGTTTCTGGGGCAGCTCCACCAAATTTGGCTGCAGCTGCTGAATTTGCAAAACAAATATCAAATGTTAGTTCTAAAGAAGAGAAGCGTGATgctgaaaaggaaagaaatagacGCATCAATGATAGGCCAAGCCAGCGGGAAAGGGACCGTAATGATGAGGATTATAGTCGCActagagatgagaagaaggaaCGGAATCAGGACCGTGATACTGATCGGGAACATGGACTTGATAAACCGAAGACACCAGATAACAAGAAGCTTTTGGATGCTAAGCAGTTGATTGATATGATCCCAAGGACCAAGGAGGAGCTATTCTCATATGAAATAAATTGGTCCATTTATGATAAG CATGCACTGCATGAGAGAATGAGACCATGGATCTCGAAGAAGATAACAGAATTTTTAGGAGAGGAAGAAGCAACTCTAGTAGATTACATTGTATCCAGTACTCAGGAACATGTGGAAGCGGATAGAATGTTGCAGCTTCTTCAGTCCATTTTAGATGAGGAAGCTGAAATGTTTGTTCTCAAGATGTGGAGAATGCTCATCTTTGAAATTAAGAAGGTAGAGACAGGTCTCTCTTCGAGATCAAGAACATGA
- the LOC107428624 gene encoding equilibrative nucleotide transporter 1 has product MVYTHSDSESALLLSTSTTTTTTTTPIKPINVPKDKFHLTYIIYFVLGLGYLLPWNAFVTAVDYFAYLYPEASVDRIFAVVYMVVGFVSILLIVLYAHKSDSVVRINSGLALFVVSLLIVPLMDVFYIKGRVGLYDGFYVTVFAVALSGIADGLVQGGVIGSAGELPERYMQAVVAGTAASGVLVSVLRIITKAVYPQDAHGLRQSANLYFSVGIVVMVICVALYNVAPRLPVIKYYRELKIRAVDEEKQEKGPLTGSVWRSTLWEIVGRIQWYGVGIILTYVVTLSIFPGYITEDVHSEIFKDWYPVLLITAYNVFDLVGKCLTPLYLLENAKVAIGSTVVRLVFFPLFLACLYGPKFMRTEIPVTILTSLLGLTNGYLTSVLMILAPKVVHLQHAETAGIVMVLFLVIGLAAGSVVSWFWVL; this is encoded by the exons atggtttaTACACACAGCGATTCCGAGTCGGCTCTCCTTCTGTCGACCagcacaacaacaacaacaacaacaactccGATCAAACCCATTAATGTTCCAAAGGACAAGTTCCATTTGACCTACATTATCTACTTTGTATTGGGTCTCGGTTATCTCCTCCCATGGAACGCCTTTGTCACGGCCGTCGATTACTTCGCTTATCTATACCCGGAAGCAAGCGTGGACCGTATTTTCGCCGTCGTTTACATGGTGGTCGGTTTCGTTTCCATCCTCCTTATAGTTCTCTATGCCCACAAGTCCGATAGTGTTGTGCGGATCAACTCGGGTCTGGCCCTGTTCGTGGTTTCTCTGCTGATTGTGCCCCTTATGGATGTTTTCTACATCAAGGGTCGGGTTGGGTTGTATGATGGGTTCTATGTGACGGTTTTTGCGGTTGCTCTTTCGGGTATTGCCGATGGATTGGTTCAAGGTGGGGTTATTGGGTCCGCCGGTGAGTTGCCGGAAAGATATATGCAAGCTGTTGTGGCTGGGACTGCAGCTTCGG GAGTCCTCGTTTCTGTTCTTAGGATTATAACCAAAGCTGTATACCCACAAGATGCTCATGGCTTGAGACAAAGTGCAAATCTTTATTTCTCTGTTGGGATTGTGGTTATGGTTATTTGCGTTGCTCTATACAATGTGGCCCCGAGGCTTCCGGTTATAAAGTATTATAGAGAATTGAAGATTCGGGCTGTAGACGAGGAGAAACAAGAGAAAGGTCCACTAACTGGATCGGTATGGAGATCAACTCTGTGGGAGATCGTTGGTAGAATCCAGTGGTATGGAGTTGGCATAATTCTTACATATGTTGTGACTTTGTCGATATTTCCAGGATATATAACAGAGGATGTGCACTCTGAGATATTCAAAGATTGGTACCCAGTTCTCCTTATTACTGCCTACAATGTGTTTGATCTGGTTGGAAAGTGTTTGACTCCACTTTATCTCCTTGAAAATGCAAAGGTTGCAATTGGTAGCACTGTGGTGAGATTGGttttctttcctcttttcttgGCGTGCTTGTATGGTCCTAAATTTATGAGAACAGAAATTCCAGTGACAATATTGACTTCCCTTTTGGGTCTTACCAATGGCTACTTGACAAGTGTGCTGATGATTTTGGCTCCCAAAGTTGTCCATTTACAACACGCAGAGACTGCAGGGATAGTAATGGTACTCTTCTTGGTTATTGGTTTAGCTGCTGGTTCAGTTGTATCTTGGTTTTGGGTCCTTTGA
- the LOC125420011 gene encoding uncharacterized protein LOC125420011: MKFREQVLLMMFAIVFFTIQTFVLSQSDSDAGCVLDIHSTLSGNDSDCVAGNWGGFVEDTCCGEVFYDYLYALAKWANQTQRLFLNATEQNNCLLLIKGSEKDVFVCGIEKLTSGAGGCSDYTVNDVLNNLGNTLTNFDEDCNLSGSAGSTDEACSLCMKRWKEIVGSSSDNGRNSMKDEAKVCSFAVLVAITSRRTGYKNWLQALYQCLGYQDFVMGIKRF, encoded by the coding sequence ATGAAGTTTAGAGAACAAGTACTGCTAATGATGTTTGCCATTGTTTTCTTCACCATTCAAACTTTTGTTCTTTCACAAAGTGATTCAGATGCTGGTTGTGTGCTTGATATCCATTCCACTTTATCAGGGAATGACTCAGATTGTGTAGCAGGAAACTGGGGTGGGTTTGTGGAAGATACTTGTTGTGGAGAagttttttatgattatttatatgCATTGGCAAAGTGGGCTAATCAGACTCAGAGGCTTTTTCTGAATGCCACAGAGCAGAACAATTGCTTGCTTTTGATAAAGGGTTCTGAGAAGGATGTTTTTGTCTGTGGCATTGAGAAGCTAACCAGTGGAGCTGGTGGCTGCTCTGACTATACCGTAAATGATGTTCTTAATAATCTCGGAAATACATTGACAAACTTTGATGAAGACTGCAACCTTTCTGGTTCAGCAGGAAGTACAGATGAAGCTTGCAGTTTATGTATGAAGAGATGGAAAGAAATTGTTGGATCATCATCAGACAATGGAAGGAATTCCATGAAGGACGAAGCCAAGGTTTGCAGTTTTGCGGTGTTGGTTGCTATAACAAGCAGGAGAACTGGTTATAAGAATTGGCTTCAAGCACTTTATCAATGCCTTGGATATCAAGACTTTGTAATGGGTATAAAAcgattttaa
- the LOC125420012 gene encoding probable receptor-like protein kinase At5g18500 — MFIITAIFDLSFEELHIDRNSITFIGNYKGLSILAGGIAGITLILLALIWILCKKGIKERFSTAREITDVSDDSQPDETSCLKIPRKEVYSATDNLNASNFIGQGVAGKVYKGVLSNGQHVAVKHIIKDGYIDTFIREVRSLSNVRHQNLVALLGYCEDKEECFLVYELCHNGNLSEWLFGKDKFLPWIHRLQIAIDSAKGVCFLHSYPEGCIVHRDIKPTNILINAKFQAKLSDFGLSKVMDLDQSYVSSEVRGTFGYVDPEYRKNHHVNASGDVYSFGMARLLADGRNIEEFADPKLSSEYSMEAFDLVFKLALSCTGLKQQRPSMEQVVQKLEKALNISTQFN, encoded by the exons ATGTTCATCATCACAGCCATCTTTGATTTGAGTTTCGAAGAGTTACATATTGATCGAAATTCCATAacttttattggtaattataaAGGTTTATCAATTCTAGCTGGTGGTATAGCGGGAATTACATTAATACTGCTTGCTCTAATATGGATTCTGTGTAAGAAAGGAATCAAAGAAAGATTTTCGACTGCAAGAGAAATTACAGATG TATCAGATGACTCACAGCCTGACGAAACCAGCTGTTTGAAGATACCAAGGAAGGAAGTTTATTCAGCTACAGACAATCTCAATGCATCTAATTTCATTGGCCAAGGTGTAGCTG GGAAGGTATATAAAGGCGTACTGTCAAATGGACAGCATGTTGCAGTCAAACATATAATCAAGGATGGATACATAGATACATTCATAAGGGAAGTTAGAAGTCTTTCCAATGTCAGACATCAAAATCTTGTTGCTTTGCTTGGCTATTGTGAGGATAAAGAAGAATGTTTCCTAGTCTATGAGCTCTGCCATAATGGAAACCTTTCAGAGTGGCTATTTG GTAAAGATAAATTTCTTCCATGGATTCATAGACTTCAGATTGCAATTGACAGCGCTAAGGGTGTCTGTTTTCTGCATAGTTATCCAGAAGGCTGTATAGTTCACCGTGATATCAAG CCAACAAACATCCTCATCAACGCTAAATTTCAAGCAAAACTTTCAGACTTTGGGTTGTCTAAGGTCATGGACTTGGATCAATCCTATGTAAGTTCAGAAGTGAGGGGAACATTTGGTTATGTTGATCCTGAATACCGAAAAAATCACCATGTAAATGCTTCAGGAGATGTCTATAGTTTTGGAATG GCTAGATTACTTGCAGACGGTAGGAATATAGAAGAATTTGCTGATCCCAAACTTAGCAGCGAATACTCCATGGAAGCGTTTGACCTTGTATTCAAGCTAGCTTTGTCATGTACAGGACTTAAACAACAAAGACCATCCATGGAACAAGTGGTACAAAAGCTAGAAAAGGCACTCAACATCTCAACACAATTCAACTAA
- the LOC125420332 gene encoding U-box domain-containing protein 19 — MIQSLNGSGRRILTYPDVHPCDDIAPNTLLELLISLAYDICYYKTEFFPTNNRNAKEVIRQIGVILVFLEEVRERDSDLPDSAGLCFSELLLAFQKIRYLLEDCTSEGSRLCMLMKSDRVANQFRVLMRAISTALDVLPLGLIDPMDEINSHVELVIRQARKKKFELDPNDKRVKETLVSVWNGFENGIIPDKDSIKRVLDYLGIRSWSMCNKEMKFLDSEIGLVTMSSSDEKNELGGLCSLMGFVCYARCVVFDIVDGETSRQSENNPGNWVLANLNPDDFRCPISLEIMVDPVTIETGHTYDRSSILKWFGTGKSICPKTGTKLTNPELLVPNLVMRKLIQQYCSENGIPSPETGRRNRHVKGEILVGCLAAEKAMKMVTQFLSCILANGTKKEKNKASYEIRILAKTSNFNRSCLVEAGVVPKLLKLLLSTDSWTQENAIAALLNLSKHSGSKTAIVENWGLEYIVDVLKHGVKMEARQHAAGTLFYLASVEEYRILIGDNPEVIPALLELIKDGTNRAKKNSLVAIFGLLMHHGNHWRVLASGVVPLLVNLLASSDREDLITDSLAILATLAEKIDGTVAILQHGDLDSIVKALNSSTSRVGKEYCVSLLLALCTNGGKDVVAVLVKNPTLMGYLYSLLTDGTSRAIKKASALIRILHEYCEKRSSGSMAHVLPQERSIHVW, encoded by the coding sequence ATGATCCAAAGTTTAAACGGATCGGGTCGGCGGATTCTGACGTACCCGGATGTACATCCATGCGACGACATTGCTCCGAACACACTCCTCGAGTTGCTGATCTCTCTCGCGTACGACATTTGCTATTACAAGACCGAGTTCTTCCCCACCAACAATCGAAATGCTAAGGAAGTCATACGTCAAATCGGAGTTATTCTCGTTTTCCTCGAAGAAGTCCGAGAACGAGATTCGGATCTTCCGGATTCGGCGGGTTTGTGTTTCTCGGAGCTCCTTTTGGCTTTCCAGAAGATTCGGTACCTTCTGGAGGACTGTACCAGTGAAGGCTCGCGGTTATGCATGCTGATGAAATCGGATCGGGTTGCGAATCAATTTCGGGTCTTAATGCGGGCGATCTCTACGGCTCTGGATGTTCTACCTCTTGGTTTGATCGACCCGATGGATGAGATCAACAGCCATGTTGAATTGGTAATCAGGCAagcaaggaaaaagaaatttgaacTCGACCCGAATGATAAACGGGTTAAGGAAACCCTGGTATCCGTTTGGAACGGGTTCGAGAATGGGATTATCCCGGATAAGGATAGTATTAAACGGGTTCTAGATTATCTCGGAATccgaagttggagtatgtgcaACAAGGAGATGAAATTCTTGGATTCGGAAATTGGGTTGGTGACGATGAGCTCGAGCGACGAAAAGAATGAGTTGGGAGGGCTGTGCAGTCTAATGGGTTTCGTTTGCTATGCTCGATGCGTGGTGTTCGACATCGTCGACGGCGAAACCAGCCGGCAATCGGAAAACAATCCCGGCAATTGGGTTCTGGCTAATCTGAATCCGGACGATTTCCGGTGCCCAATATCATTGGAAATCATGGTTGATCCGGTGACGATAGAGACCGGACATACCTACGATCGCTCTTCGATTTTGAAATGGTTCGGAACTGGAAAGTCAATCTGTCCCAAAACAGGTACGAAGCTCACGAACCCAGAATTGCTAGTTCCAAATTTAGTGATGCGGAAATTGATTCAGCAATATTGTTCGGAGAATGGAATTCCATCTCCCGAAACGGGTCGTAGAAATCGCCACGTTAAGGGGGAAATTCTGGTTGGGTGTTTGGCAGCCGAGAAAGCTATGAAAATGGTTACCCAATTTCTTTCTTGTATTCTAGCAAATGgaacaaagaaagagaagaacaaGGCTTCTTATGAAATCAGAATCCTTGCAAAAACAAGCAATTTTAACCGCTCTTGTTTGGTGGAAGCTGGTGTGGTTCCTAAGCTGTTGAAGCTGTTGCTTTCAACGGATTCATGGACCCAAGAAAACGCCATTGCAGCTTTATTGAATCTTTCCAAGCATTCGGGAAGCAAAACAGCAATAGTGGAGAATTGGGGTTTGGAATATATTGTAGATGTTCTAAAGCATGGGGTCAAAATGGAAGCTCGTCAACATGCTGCTGGAACTCTGTTTTACCTTGCTTCGGTGGAGGAGTATCGGATACTGATTGGGGATAATCCGGAAGTCATTCCAGCTCTGTTGGAGCTGATTAAGGATGGGACTAACCGGGCAAAGAAGAACTCGTTGGTTGCCATTTTCGGGCTACTAATGCACCATGGAAACCATTGGCGGGTACTAGCATCTGGGGTAGTGCCTTTGCTGGTTAATCTTTTAGCATCTTCGGATAGAGAAGATCTTATTACTGATTCTCTAGCAATTCTAGCAACTCTGGCAGAGAAAATTGATGGAACAGTTGCGATTTTGCAACACGGAGATTTGGATTCCATTGTGAAGGCTCTGAATTCTTCCACTTCAAGGGTAGGGAAGGAGTACTGTGTGTCTTTATTGCTGGCTCTTTGTACAAATGGTGGTAAAGATGTGGTTGCTGTTTTAGTAAAGAACCCAACTTTAATGGGATATTTATATTCCTTACTAACCGACGGTACATCTCGAGCTATCAAGAAGGCTAGTGCTCTGATCAGGATCCTTCATGAATACTGTGAAAAAAGGTCCTCTGGTTCAATGGCTCATGTTCTTCCACAAGAAAGATCCATTCACGTATGGTAA
- the LOC107428620 gene encoding probable xyloglucan endotransglucosylase/hydrolase protein 33: MAFSQVKPLFLALLILCMSILVSCHSRHFTPPIVTRLTDLFPHVSINNSFYKGFGVSNIQLTGNGFMATLSLDKASGSGLVSKNKYQYGFFSASIKLPSGLSPGVVVAFYLSNADVYPHNHDEIDIELLGHDKRNDWAFQTNIYANGSVSTGREEKFYLWFDPTEQHHQYSILWNSHHIVFLVDNIPVREFPRNSAFPSVYPLKPMSLYATIWDGSQWATHGGKYPVNYKYAPFVASFADMEMSGCISSNPTGSVCSKSNPSSLDPVDGQEFAKLSNQQVVAMDWARRKLMFYSYCKDLPRFKVLPPECK; the protein is encoded by the exons ATGGCATTTTCTCAAGTAAAACCACTTTTCTTAGCTCTTTTGATCTTGTGCATGTCAATATTGGTTTCATGTCACAGTAGGCATTTTACACCTCCTATTGTTACTCGTTTAACTGATCTTTTCCCTCATGTTTCCATTAACAATTCATTCTACAAAGGCTTTGGGGTTTCAAATATCCAGCTTACCGGTAATGGATTCATGGCTACTCTTTCTCTTGACAAGGCCTCAG GCTCAGGATTAGTATCGAAAAACAAATACCAGTATGGATTCTTTAGTGCCTCAATCAAGCTACCGTCTGGTCTCTCTCCTGGAGTTGTGGTGGCTTTTTAT TTGTCAAATGCTGATGTTTATCCTCACAATCACGATGAAATTGATATAGAACTACTTGGTCATGACAAAAGAAATGACTGGGCTttccaaacaaatatatatgcaaatggAAGTGTCAGTACaggaagagaagagaaattCTATCTCTGGTTTGATCCAACAGAACAACACCATCAGTACAGCATCCTCTGGAACAGCCATCATATAgt GTTTCTAGTTGACAATATCCCAGTCAGAGAGTTTCCAAGGAATAGTGCCTTCCCTTCTGTTTATCCCTTAAAACCAATGTCACTCTATGCTACAATATGGGATGGATCACAATGGGCAACTCATGGAGGAAAATACCCAGTTAACTATAAATATGCACCATTTGTAGCTTCATTTGCAGATATGGAGATGAGTGGCTGCATTTCATCAAATCCAACAGGATCAGTATGTTCTAAGTCTAATCCTTCAAGCTTAGACCCAGTTGATGGACAGGAATTTGCTAAGCTCTCAAACCAGCAAGTTGTGGCTATGGATTGGGCAAGAAGGAAGCTCATGTTTTACTCATATTGTAAAGATTTACCAAGGTTTAAAGTCCTACCACCTGAATGCAAATaa